The following coding sequences lie in one Saccharomonospora amisosensis genomic window:
- a CDS encoding spore coat protein yields the protein MKLLLRADASPAAGAGHVARMVALAEEADSRGWQVAFSGRLEGAGWLRSRLEELAVTWLAPTPELAESKGFDAVVVDHYGLGEVSDRVNYGGALLVSFEDGAFGRRRADIVVDCGFEPTARPDDGSSTVLTGVEYAPLRRAVLEARRSRVAAAPRSGTPHVLMVLGGGSAPTETVMTLLHALRDTDFPCTVDAVVAGDPALPAAAPGQRFSAVAPGPDLLDRLVGTDLAVSAAGVTLLELCCIGVPSALVRLVDNQAVGYRAAVERGLAAGLGSAEDLTGARDVLARLLADRRARETMAAAAAAVVDGRGAARVLDAVAGATR from the coding sequence ATGAAGCTGCTGCTGCGGGCGGACGCATCGCCTGCCGCCGGCGCGGGGCACGTGGCGAGGATGGTCGCGCTCGCTGAGGAGGCCGACTCGCGAGGTTGGCAGGTGGCGTTCTCAGGGCGACTTGAGGGCGCGGGCTGGTTGCGTTCGCGCCTTGAGGAGTTGGCGGTGACGTGGCTGGCGCCGACGCCCGAGCTTGCCGAGAGCAAGGGATTCGACGCGGTCGTCGTCGATCACTATGGCCTGGGTGAGGTGTCCGATCGGGTGAACTACGGTGGTGCCCTGCTGGTCTCCTTCGAGGACGGCGCGTTCGGAAGGCGGCGTGCCGACATCGTCGTGGACTGCGGGTTCGAACCGACCGCACGACCGGACGACGGCTCGTCGACGGTGCTCACCGGGGTGGAGTACGCGCCGCTGCGCAGGGCGGTGCTCGAAGCGAGGAGGAGCCGCGTGGCAGCCGCGCCGCGATCGGGCACGCCGCACGTGCTCATGGTGCTCGGCGGCGGTTCCGCGCCGACGGAGACCGTCATGACACTGCTGCACGCGCTGCGTGACACCGACTTTCCGTGCACTGTGGACGCGGTGGTCGCGGGTGATCCCGCGCTGCCCGCGGCCGCGCCGGGACAGCGGTTCTCGGCCGTGGCCCCCGGTCCCGACCTGCTCGACCGGCTCGTAGGGACCGATCTCGCCGTGAGCGCCGCAGGCGTCACGCTGTTGGAACTGTGCTGCATCGGCGTGCCTTCCGCGCTTGTGCGGCTCGTGGACAACCAGGCGGTGGGCTATCGCGCGGCCGTCGAACGCGGCCTGGCCGCCGGCCTTGGCTCCGCGGAGGACCTCACGGGTGCGCGCGACGTGCTCGCGCGGCTGCTCGCCGACCGTCGCGCCCGCGAGACGATGGCCGCGGCCGCCGCTGCGGTGGTCGACGGCAGGGGGGCGGCCAGGGTGCTGGACGCCGTCGCCGGAGCGACGCGGTGA